Proteins encoded within one genomic window of Jiangella mangrovi:
- a CDS encoding carbohydrate ABC transporter permease, whose product MTTTLSPRTRRTDVGGPAPGRSRRRTPTAYFWMLVPSVALLLAFAGYPLVRTVMYSFTDLNAAGVGDIVGLDNYVRLFEDDLFREAVRVTVVYTVVSVAIEVVLAWGLALLLQGPISRLGHLLRVIIAIPMALCPVVVGIVWRFLFNPQYGWINALLGTPDRDWTGDPERALGVMIFVDVWAWTPFVFMMLSAGLLAIPDDIKEAARLDGANAVRSFWSITLPLMMPVTLVAMLLRIIDAAKAFDLPYALTSGGPGNATTTVGIFLYKRGFAEFQQGYASALAVVFTLALVVFAVVYLGVMRRADRRAGL is encoded by the coding sequence ATGACGACCACCCTGAGTCCGCGCACGCGGCGGACCGACGTCGGCGGGCCGGCTCCCGGCCGGTCCCGCCGGCGGACGCCGACGGCGTACTTCTGGATGCTGGTGCCCAGCGTGGCGCTGCTGCTCGCGTTCGCCGGGTATCCGCTGGTCCGCACCGTGATGTACAGCTTCACCGACCTGAACGCGGCCGGTGTCGGCGACATCGTCGGCCTCGACAACTACGTGCGGCTGTTCGAGGACGACCTGTTCCGCGAGGCGGTGCGCGTCACCGTCGTCTACACCGTCGTGTCGGTGGCGATCGAGGTCGTGCTCGCGTGGGGACTGGCGCTGCTCCTGCAGGGCCCGATCTCGCGGCTGGGGCACCTGCTGCGGGTGATCATCGCGATCCCCATGGCGCTGTGCCCGGTGGTCGTCGGCATCGTCTGGCGGTTCCTGTTCAACCCCCAGTACGGGTGGATCAACGCGCTGCTCGGGACGCCGGACCGCGACTGGACCGGCGATCCCGAGCGGGCGCTCGGCGTCATGATCTTCGTCGATGTGTGGGCGTGGACGCCGTTCGTGTTCATGATGCTCTCGGCCGGGCTGCTGGCGATCCCGGACGACATCAAGGAGGCCGCCCGCCTCGACGGGGCCAATGCCGTGCGCAGCTTCTGGAGCATCACGCTGCCGCTGATGATGCCGGTGACGCTGGTGGCGATGCTCCTGCGGATCATCGACGCCGCCAAGGCGTTCGACCTGCCGTACGCGCTCACGTCGGGCGGGCCGGGCAACGCGACCACGACCGTCGGCATCTTCCTGTACAAACGCGGCTTCGCGGAGTTCCAGCAGGGGTACGCGTCGGCGCTGGCCGTGGTGTTCACGCTCGCGCTCGTGGTGTTCGCCGTGGTGTACCTCGGCGTCATGCGGCGCGCGGACAGGAGGGCCGGGCTGTGA
- a CDS encoding ABC transporter substrate-binding protein, whose translation MIIGTPTRRVRRALAALTLTTAAVALSACGGGDNAGSSGDGDVTLNALFLDTDVYTPCVTDYVQRFTDETGIEVNVQSEGFQGYHDKLLTTLSSGSDTYDLTMIAYQWTGEFSPFMVPITDKVEEDEDVLGGILPASTDTYVFEDQQYAIPFTAQAETLFYRTDLFEQAGLEPPTTWQEFTDTAEFFSDNPDFPGVYGTSVKAAPSHAQTMFDNRYYGFGGEALGEPGSEMDVDAAAQALQQLKDDATVYSPPGALAATFAEVAAQFAGGTVAMAELMPTTVLGLVNDEGDSNKVLGNVGATVIPGGHGEAGGWGLSVTQTSKQQDAAYELARFMTSEEADLACYNDYGKPAVQQATYDDPDVQAAWQTQGILDALSSSLGKARGATAAQINGMMDDTVSRFLAGQAGSAEEAAQELADQYRDLVGD comes from the coding sequence ATGATCATCGGAACACCCACCCGCCGGGTGCGCCGCGCGCTCGCGGCCCTCACCCTCACCACCGCCGCGGTCGCGCTGTCCGCCTGCGGCGGCGGTGACAACGCCGGTTCGTCCGGCGACGGCGACGTCACGCTCAACGCCCTGTTCCTGGACACCGACGTGTACACGCCGTGTGTCACCGACTACGTCCAGCGCTTCACCGACGAGACGGGCATCGAGGTCAACGTCCAGTCGGAGGGCTTCCAGGGCTACCACGACAAGCTGCTGACCACGCTGTCCAGCGGCTCGGACACCTACGACCTCACGATGATCGCCTACCAGTGGACGGGGGAGTTCTCGCCGTTCATGGTGCCGATCACCGACAAGGTCGAGGAGGACGAGGACGTCCTGGGCGGCATCCTGCCGGCGTCGACGGACACCTACGTGTTCGAGGACCAGCAGTACGCCATCCCGTTCACGGCTCAGGCCGAGACGCTGTTCTACCGCACCGATCTGTTCGAGCAGGCCGGGCTGGAGCCGCCGACGACCTGGCAGGAGTTCACCGACACGGCGGAGTTCTTCTCCGACAACCCGGACTTCCCAGGGGTGTACGGGACCTCCGTCAAGGCGGCGCCGTCGCACGCGCAGACGATGTTCGACAACCGCTACTACGGCTTCGGCGGCGAGGCGCTCGGCGAGCCCGGCAGCGAGATGGACGTCGACGCGGCCGCGCAGGCGCTGCAGCAGCTGAAGGACGACGCGACGGTGTACTCGCCGCCCGGCGCGCTGGCCGCGACGTTCGCCGAGGTGGCCGCGCAGTTCGCCGGCGGCACGGTCGCGATGGCCGAGCTGATGCCGACGACGGTGCTCGGCCTGGTGAACGACGAGGGCGACAGCAACAAGGTGCTGGGCAACGTCGGCGCGACGGTGATCCCCGGCGGGCACGGTGAGGCCGGCGGCTGGGGCCTGAGCGTCACCCAGACGTCGAAGCAGCAGGACGCCGCCTACGAGCTGGCCCGGTTCATGACCTCGGAGGAGGCGGACCTCGCCTGCTACAACGACTACGGCAAGCCGGCCGTGCAGCAGGCGACCTACGACGACCCCGACGTGCAGGCGGCCTGGCAGACCCAGGGCATCCTCGACGCGCTGTCCAGCTCGCTGGGCAAGGCCCGGGGTGCGACCGCCGCGCAGATCAACGGCATGATGGACGACACCGTGTCGCGGTTCCTCGCCGGCCAGGCCGGCAGTGCCGAGGAGGCCGCCCAGGAGCTGGCCGACCAGTACCGCGACCTCGTCGGCGACTAG
- a CDS encoding substrate-binding domain-containing protein, giving the protein MSVPFDRKVRVGVTEKNQHAYWDMVNAGWHDAAGALGLDLRIEAPPSEDVAAQVELMRRQLDDGVDALAFVATRADAFDEIVAEADRRGVPVVAFDLDAPTSGRLTFVGMPAIRDVANRLGDVLAERLPAGSTVIAQTGSDHAPGAAAKLAGFLESMQRHGHRVVVGESDGEDVARSLQVARRLLEENPEAAGMYGVYGYHPIVQARAAELAGRPDLTIVGYDLLPETVDLVESGAVACSVWIQEYYFGYHTAVLVNALARTGSREALRAFRMDPDDLAGNAVYPPVAFHTKDTIAGFRSFAAAKSLQARTATTVL; this is encoded by the coding sequence ATGAGCGTCCCGTTCGACCGGAAGGTCCGCGTCGGCGTCACCGAGAAGAACCAGCACGCGTACTGGGACATGGTGAACGCCGGCTGGCACGACGCGGCCGGGGCGCTCGGGCTGGACCTGCGCATCGAGGCCCCGCCGAGCGAGGACGTCGCGGCGCAGGTGGAGCTCATGCGCCGCCAGCTCGACGACGGCGTCGACGCGCTCGCGTTCGTGGCCACGCGGGCCGACGCGTTCGACGAGATCGTCGCCGAGGCGGACCGCCGCGGCGTCCCCGTCGTCGCGTTCGACCTGGACGCGCCGACGAGCGGGCGGCTGACGTTCGTCGGCATGCCGGCGATCAGGGACGTCGCGAACCGGCTCGGCGACGTGCTCGCCGAGCGGTTGCCGGCGGGGTCGACGGTGATCGCCCAGACCGGCTCCGACCACGCGCCCGGCGCGGCCGCCAAGCTCGCCGGGTTCCTCGAGTCCATGCAGCGCCACGGCCACCGCGTGGTGGTCGGCGAGAGCGACGGCGAGGACGTCGCCCGCTCGCTGCAGGTCGCGCGGCGGCTGCTCGAGGAGAACCCCGAGGCAGCCGGCATGTACGGCGTCTACGGCTACCACCCGATCGTGCAGGCCAGGGCCGCCGAGCTGGCCGGCCGCCCCGACCTCACGATCGTCGGCTACGACCTGCTGCCCGAGACCGTGGACCTGGTCGAGAGCGGCGCCGTCGCCTGCTCGGTCTGGATCCAGGAGTACTACTTCGGCTACCACACGGCCGTGCTGGTCAACGCGCTCGCGCGCACCGGGTCGCGCGAGGCGCTGCGAGCGTTCCGGATGGACCCCGACGACCTCGCCGGCAACGCCGTCTACCCGCCCGTCGCCTTCCACACGAAGGACACCATCGCCGGCTTCCGCAGCTTCGCGGCGGCCAAGTCGCTGCAGGCCCGCACGGCCACGACCGTGCTCTAG
- a CDS encoding mandelate racemase/muconate lactonizing enzyme family protein: MKITEIVTTPVEINYRSEYQADKRFYPKAPEQTNVIVEIHTDTGVVGIGEAAHSPGVYGETAWQTIEGIEYLKPHIVGKDPRQITRILMEVDRHSPISNVAAKAGIDMALYDTVGKALGVPVYQLLGGRVHDSLRTHITPATYDDTTSDLLALIDQGYRAFKQKMSGDTDYDIALVNQILDAIPEDVVLSIDVNQGWSVNQTLDIVGVLERRARFPRNLILEQPIDGYDLKGAAEIRRATRIPLMLDDGIRSVADLRNVIDARAADIVSLKISRVGGIQPCLQMIKMAEAANIAYIVDEINEMRVANTAVAHLALASKRPIYTGVCCHLLLEEDIVTGGGVRVENGAAVVDDAPGLGIEGLDLSKVRASRKAA, translated from the coding sequence TTGAAGATCACTGAGATCGTCACCACGCCGGTCGAGATCAACTACCGGTCCGAGTACCAGGCCGACAAGCGGTTCTATCCGAAGGCTCCGGAGCAGACCAACGTCATCGTCGAGATCCACACCGACACCGGCGTCGTCGGCATCGGGGAGGCGGCGCACTCGCCCGGGGTCTACGGCGAGACGGCCTGGCAGACCATCGAGGGCATCGAGTACCTGAAGCCGCACATCGTCGGCAAGGACCCGCGGCAGATCACGCGGATCCTCATGGAGGTCGACCGGCACTCGCCGATCAGCAACGTCGCGGCGAAGGCCGGCATCGACATGGCGTTGTACGACACCGTGGGCAAGGCCCTCGGCGTCCCCGTGTACCAGCTGCTCGGCGGCCGGGTGCACGACTCGCTGCGGACGCACATCACGCCGGCCACGTACGACGACACCACGTCGGACCTGCTGGCGCTGATCGACCAGGGGTACCGGGCGTTCAAGCAGAAGATGAGCGGCGACACCGACTACGACATCGCCCTGGTCAACCAGATCCTCGACGCCATTCCCGAGGACGTCGTGCTCAGCATCGACGTCAACCAGGGGTGGAGCGTCAACCAGACCCTCGACATCGTCGGGGTACTGGAGCGCCGGGCCCGCTTCCCGCGCAACCTCATCCTCGAGCAGCCCATCGACGGGTACGACCTGAAGGGCGCCGCCGAGATCCGGCGCGCCACCAGGATCCCTCTGATGCTCGACGACGGCATCCGCTCGGTCGCCGACCTGCGCAACGTCATCGACGCCCGGGCTGCCGACATCGTGAGCCTGAAGATCAGCCGGGTCGGCGGCATCCAGCCGTGCCTGCAGATGATCAAGATGGCCGAGGCGGCCAACATCGCCTACATCGTCGACGAGATCAACGAGATGCGCGTGGCCAACACCGCCGTCGCGCACCTGGCGCTGGCGTCGAAGCGGCCGATCTACACCGGCGTCTGCTGCCACCTGCTGCTCGAGGAGGACATCGTCACCGGCGGCGGCGTCCGGGTCGAGAACGGCGCCGCGGTCGTCGACGACGCGCCGGGCCTGGGCATCGAGGGCCTGGACCTGTCCAAGGTCCGCGCCAGCCGCAAGGCGGCCTGA
- a CDS encoding LacI family DNA-binding transcriptional regulator, whose translation MDEGAGRPARREPGIAAVAEAAGVSYMTVSRVINGRGGVGQATRERVRKIIDEMGYRPNVVARALRTGRTHSIGVVCFASTFHGPASLLFSVEQAARSAGFSVSVVTLNVLDDMSIDQALAELREQAIEAIIVISPHRSSGDALRSMHSDIPVVAIWGPEEVGMHVMGMDHVEAAAKATTHLLDLGHPTVWHVSGPAGWTGSDLRVKGWRSTLADAGREIPPVYEGDWLATSGYEAGRQILGRGDVSAVFLSNDQMALGFMAAARELGRTIPDDLSVVGYDDEPGSAFFSPPLTTVHQDFELIGRRAFELTERLLDSGDRDSTMVTALPPELVVRASTGPYAG comes from the coding sequence ATGGACGAGGGAGCAGGGCGCCCCGCGCGCCGCGAACCCGGCATCGCCGCGGTCGCCGAGGCCGCCGGCGTCTCGTACATGACGGTGTCGCGCGTCATCAACGGCCGCGGCGGCGTCGGCCAGGCCACCCGCGAGCGGGTCCGCAAGATCATCGACGAGATGGGCTACCGGCCCAACGTCGTCGCGCGGGCACTGCGCACCGGGCGCACCCACTCCATCGGCGTGGTCTGCTTCGCCTCGACCTTCCACGGCCCGGCCAGCCTGCTGTTCTCCGTCGAGCAGGCGGCCCGGTCGGCCGGCTTCTCCGTCAGCGTCGTCACCCTCAACGTGCTCGACGACATGAGCATCGACCAGGCGCTGGCCGAGCTGCGCGAGCAGGCCATCGAGGCGATCATCGTCATCTCGCCACACCGCTCCTCCGGCGACGCGCTGCGCTCCATGCACTCCGACATCCCGGTCGTGGCCATCTGGGGCCCCGAAGAGGTCGGCATGCACGTCATGGGCATGGACCACGTCGAGGCCGCCGCCAAGGCGACCACCCACCTGCTCGACCTCGGGCACCCCACCGTCTGGCACGTGTCCGGCCCGGCCGGCTGGACCGGCAGCGACCTGCGCGTCAAGGGCTGGCGCTCCACCCTGGCCGACGCCGGCCGCGAGATCCCGCCCGTCTACGAGGGCGACTGGCTGGCCACCAGTGGCTACGAGGCGGGGCGGCAGATCCTGGGGCGTGGCGACGTCAGTGCGGTGTTCCTGTCGAACGACCAGATGGCGCTGGGCTTCATGGCCGCGGCCCGGGAGCTGGGGCGGACGATCCCTGATGATCTCAGCGTGGTCGGCTACGACGACGAGCCCGGGTCGGCGTTCTTCAGCCCGCCGCTGACGACGGTGCACCAGGACTTCGAGCTGATCGGGCGGCGGGCGTTCGAGCTGACCGAACGGCTGCTCGACTCCGGCGACCGCGACTCCACCATGGTGACGGCGTTGCCGCCCGAGCTCGTGGTTCGCGCCAGCACGGGTCCCTACGCGGGGTGA
- a CDS encoding IclR family transcriptional regulator gives MPRPVQQDTYSSLQRAFALLDVFGSDTGELSIRALAQASGVPRSTTHRLVRELLDWGALEAGESGVRLGVKLFELGALVPSPAGLREAALPYIHDLSEVTGLTANLAVRDGTDIVYVEKVSRRSLRVPHSRLGGRLSLHATALGKAILAFSDDATVDAVVAAGLTRLTDGTLTDPAALRRELAAVRRQRVAYDLEESQPGLFCVAAPILSPRKDAVAAVSVTGATARSQARLFAAAVHGAALAIARALPPRALPPRASR, from the coding sequence ATGCCCCGTCCCGTGCAGCAGGACACCTACTCGTCGCTCCAGCGCGCGTTCGCCCTCCTCGACGTGTTCGGCTCCGACACCGGCGAGCTGAGCATCCGCGCGCTCGCCCAGGCCAGCGGCGTGCCGCGGTCGACGACGCACCGGCTGGTCCGCGAGCTGCTCGACTGGGGCGCGCTGGAGGCGGGGGAGTCCGGCGTGCGGCTCGGGGTGAAGCTCTTCGAGCTCGGTGCGCTGGTCCCCAGCCCGGCCGGCCTGCGCGAGGCCGCGCTGCCCTACATCCACGACCTCAGCGAGGTCACCGGGCTCACCGCCAACCTCGCCGTGCGCGACGGCACCGACATCGTCTACGTCGAGAAGGTGTCGCGGCGGTCGCTGCGGGTGCCGCACTCGCGGCTGGGCGGGCGGCTGAGCCTGCACGCCACGGCGCTGGGCAAGGCGATCCTCGCGTTCAGCGACGATGCGACCGTCGACGCCGTCGTGGCCGCCGGGCTGACGCGGCTGACCGACGGCACGCTCACCGACCCCGCGGCGCTACGGCGTGAGCTGGCCGCCGTCCGCCGGCAGCGGGTCGCCTACGACCTCGAGGAGTCCCAGCCCGGGCTGTTCTGCGTCGCGGCGCCGATCCTGTCGCCCCGGAAGGACGCCGTCGCCGCGGTCTCGGTGACGGGGGCGACGGCCCGGTCGCAGGCCCGGCTGTTCGCCGCCGCGGTGCACGGCGCGGCGCTGGCGATCGCGCGGGCGCTCCCGCCGCGGGCGCTCCCGCCGCGGGCGTCGCGTTAA
- a CDS encoding Ldh family oxidoreductase encodes MSAVEATVTRVGAAELRAAVHAALTAAGAVPDEAAVQAEQLVEGDLRGHPSHGVRRLPVLVTRLRAGLIVSGAGVGCEWRTPGLAVVDGRRGFGPVVARHAAGLAVERAATQGVAVAAVRGSGHVGMLAPYLETMVDGDCVALVLTISEALVHPWGGARAMVGTNPVGIGVPTGGDPLILDMSTGAVSMGRILDHAAREEAIPLGWAIDAAGAPTTDATAAAGGAISPFGGPKGYALGVALETLVAALTGSALGAAVTGTLDTEHPSTKGDVFVAFSVDAMGLAPRLAGIAGYLDDVRASGDGAPVTVPGDRARATRERHLRDGVPVDAAVWRQVRELAEETE; translated from the coding sequence ATGAGCGCCGTCGAGGCGACGGTGACGCGGGTCGGCGCGGCCGAGCTGCGCGCCGCGGTGCACGCGGCGCTGACCGCCGCCGGCGCGGTGCCGGACGAGGCGGCCGTGCAGGCGGAGCAGCTGGTCGAGGGCGACCTGCGCGGGCATCCGTCGCACGGGGTGCGCCGTCTTCCGGTGCTGGTCACACGGCTGCGCGCCGGCCTGATCGTCAGTGGCGCCGGAGTCGGCTGCGAGTGGCGGACGCCGGGGCTGGCGGTGGTCGACGGGCGGCGCGGCTTCGGCCCCGTGGTGGCGCGGCACGCGGCCGGTCTCGCGGTCGAGCGGGCTGCCACGCAAGGCGTCGCCGTCGCGGCGGTCCGCGGCTCCGGGCACGTCGGCATGCTGGCGCCGTACCTCGAGACCATGGTCGACGGCGACTGCGTGGCGCTGGTGCTGACGATCAGCGAGGCGCTGGTCCACCCGTGGGGCGGGGCGCGCGCGATGGTCGGGACCAACCCCGTCGGCATCGGCGTACCGACCGGCGGCGACCCGCTGATCCTCGACATGTCGACGGGCGCGGTGTCGATGGGCCGGATCCTCGACCACGCGGCGCGCGAGGAGGCGATCCCGCTCGGCTGGGCGATCGACGCCGCCGGGGCGCCGACGACGGACGCGACCGCCGCGGCCGGCGGCGCCATCTCGCCGTTCGGCGGGCCGAAGGGGTACGCGCTCGGCGTGGCGCTGGAGACGCTGGTCGCCGCGCTCACCGGCAGCGCCCTCGGCGCCGCCGTCACCGGCACCCTCGACACCGAGCACCCCTCGACGAAGGGCGACGTCTTCGTCGCGTTCTCGGTCGACGCGATGGGCCTCGCGCCGCGGCTGGCCGGGATCGCCGGCTACCTCGACGACGTGCGGGCCAGCGGCGACGGTGCTCCCGTGACGGTGCCCGGCGACCGCGCCCGGGCGACCCGGGAGCGGCACCTACGCGACGGTGTCCCCGTGGACGCGGCGGTGTGGCGGCAGGTTCGTGAGCTGGCGGAGGAGACGGAATGA